The Saccharothrix variisporea genome has a segment encoding these proteins:
- the groES gene encoding co-chaperone GroES, protein MSVNIKPLEDKIVVQAREAETTTASGLVIPDTAKEKPQEGKVLAVGPGRIDDKGNRIPVDVAVGDVVIYSKYGGTEVKYNGEEYLILSARDVLAVIN, encoded by the coding sequence GTGAGCGTGAACATCAAGCCGCTCGAGGACAAGATCGTCGTCCAGGCCAGGGAGGCCGAGACCACGACCGCTTCCGGCCTCGTGATCCCGGACACCGCGAAGGAGAAGCCCCAGGAGGGCAAGGTCCTCGCGGTCGGTCCCGGCCGGATCGACGACAAGGGCAACCGCATCCCCGTGGACGTGGCTGTCGGCGACGTCGTCATCTACTCCAAGTACGGCGGCACCGAGGTCAAGTACAACGGCGAGGAGTACCTCATCCTCTCCGCCCGCGACGTGCTGGCCGTCATCAACTGA